The Ailuropoda melanoleuca isolate Jingjing chromosome 4, ASM200744v2, whole genome shotgun sequence region CGCAGATGATAAAAACAGCACTCCCCTTACTAAGTTAATGAGAGGGTGAAATCAGATGATAAAACAGCACTCCCCTTACTAAGTTAATGAGAGGGTGAAATCAGATGATAAAAACAGCACTCCCCTTACTAAGTTAATGAGAGGGTGAAATCATCAGAGGCACAGAATGGGAACTCAATCAGtgtgttaaccttaaaaataaaaaccaccagtTATTGTACCGAcaaaagatgtgtttatttggtAATAAAAGAGAATCACAATCCAGCACAAACAAGCTGCCGAAAAACCAAAGGCAGGCTTAGTGGAACGAAGGAGAGGTAGactttttaaggagaaaagggGTAAGTCAGGAAGGCTGTTATAAAAAGTCCGTTAGAAAAAACTGAATTCAAAGTATATTGGCTTCTCACTGGGAGAACTTTTAGGGGCCGGGAGTAGTATCCATGCCCAAGGTCAAGTCCACCTCTTCCTGTCTGGTTGTCAGGTTTGTAATCCACCAGCAGGGGCAGGGTGTGAGAGTTCTCCCTGCTGAAACCTCTCAGTgcattttagtgaggtttccctcTACTAATTTTCGCAAACGTCAGCTGTCACTGATCAGGGGCAGCCAACTGAGCAGGTCCAAGTATGGTGAAAGCCATTCTCCATCCAGTAGCTGACCTCTCTCTGTCACACTTCACCCCAGGCACAGCCTTCATGCAGAGAGGCAATTTCTCAGTGGTGACTGAATTCATCCTCGTGGGCTTCTCCAGCTTCCCCCACCTTCAGCTGATGTTCTTCCTGCTGTTCCTGCTCATGTACCTGTTCACGCTGCTGGGGAACCTGCTCATCATGGCCACTGTCAGGAGTGAGCGTGGCCTGCACATGCCCATGTACCTCTTTCTGTGCGCCCTGTCCATCTCTGAGATCCTCTACACCTTGGCCATCACCCCGCACCTGCTGGCCGACCTGCTCTCCACCCGCCACGCCATCACCTTTGTGGCTTGTGCCAGTCAGATGTTCTTCTCCTTCACATTTGGCTTCACCCACTCCTTCCTGCTCACAGTCATGggctatgaccgctatgtggccatctgccacCCCTTGCGCTACAATGTGCTCATGAGCCCCCGTGGCTGCACCTGCCTGGTGGCCTGGTCTTGGGTTGGTGGCTCGGTCATGGGGCTGATGGTGACCATGGCCGTTTTCCATCTCACCTTCTGTGGACCCAATGAGGTCCACCATTTTGCTTGCCACGTGCCACCACTGTTGAAGCTGGCCTGTGGAACTGATGTACCAATAGTGGCCCTGGGTGTGGGTCTGGTATGCATCAGCACCCTGCTGGGCtgctttctcctcatcctcctctCTTATGCCTTCATCGTTACCACCATCTTGAAGATCCCCTCTGCTGAGGGTCAGCAcaaagccttctccacctgtgcATCCCATCTCACTGTGGTGGTCGTGCACTATGGCTTTGCTTCTGTCATCTATCTCAAGCCCAAGGCTTCCCAGTCTCTGGAAGGAGACACCCTGATGGGCATCACCTATACAATCCTCACACCCTTCCTCAGCCCCATCATCTTCAGTCTTAGGAATAAGGAGCTGAAGAATGCCATAAAGAAGACCTTCTTCAGCACACTCTACCCAGAAAAAATATGATGATCTGGGAAGAATTACTTGGAAACAGCTAAACTGTGTTACCAGATGTTACCATTAGAAATGGCACCCTGTAAACATGTAATAACCTATATTTATCTGATGCTTTAAGGTTTACAAGAACCCTTGAAGGCAACATCCAAATATACACACATGGTTAATCAGCATTAAGAGTGTATTAAGAGGTATAGGATGATGACACACAGGGAAAATCAGATTTCATGATTCTTACCTGCTGGAGGACATTTTATCAGGCAACATCAAACCTAGGATCTGTTCTCCTACAAGAAGCTGGGGTGGTCTAATTACTCCCATGACCATTAATCTATATTATGAAGAGAAACGGAAGATGTAAGGTCCCCACCTTTTACCAGACAGCAATGGGTACCTACAACATGGATTTTGCAAGGCTAAAAAGACTGGGCCAGATTATAACAGAGGAGAGCAAAGCACCCAAAATTTCAGCATTGCACATATCTGTGCAATAGCAGttaggaaaagtaaataaagcagactcacagaaaaaaatcaaggaaatctCTGCATTTCAAGTGCACATCTTGAGCAgctgcagagagacagagaagtctCCACAATCAGTTCAAGGAAAAATCCCACCATGAGAAATCACCTATTGTGTTAGAGAGTGATGTGGCACACAGGCCAGTGGGGAGTTCTTTGTTGAGCTACAATGAGTACAGAGTCCAGAATAAAAGCATATCTCATGATCAGACAGGCTTAACACTTCCCTGTGGGCATGAGGGGGGGATTTAAGGTTGACCATACTACATAGTATGTATAATttgtcaaaaatatatatatttaagagaatgacaaatactgtataatatcACTTATATGGAAACCCTAAAAAAACTcgtaaaaacagagtaaaattgttggttgccagggactgaggggGAATTGGGGAGATGTTTAAGGGTACAAATTTGCACCCagtagataaataagtcctggaggTCTCACCCACAGTATAGTGATTATGGACAATACTGTATCAGTAAcataaaagttgctaagagactagatcttagctgttctcaccacaaaaataaaatgatcattatGTGACATGATTGAGGTATTAGCTAATGCTAGAGtagtaatcatattgcaatatataaatgtatcaaatcacaTAGTACACCTTCCACTTACACAATGTTAGGTgtccattatatctcaataaaaaaaggtttccttgaggcacctgcctggctcagttggtagagcatgtgactcttgatttgattgactctctctctctttttttaaaagattttatttatttatttgacagagagagagagagacagccagcgagagagggaacacaagcagggggagttgggagaggaagaagcaggctcccagaataggagccagatgtggggctcaaccccagaatgccaggatcatgccctgagccgaaggcagatacttaacgactgtgccacccaggcaccccgatttgattgactcttgatttcaaggttGCGAGTTCCAGCGctatgggtgtagagattactcataaagaaaatttttaaaaaacagctttccatatatacaatggaatattactcagccatcaaaaagaatgatttcacaacatttgcagcaacatggacgggactggaggagataatgctaagcgaaataagtcaagcagagaaagacaattatcatatggtttctctcatctatggaacataagaagtaggaagatcggtaggagaagaaagggaagaatgaaggagggataaacagaagggggaatgaaccatgtgagactatggactctgggaaacaaactgagggcttcagaggggcaggggatg contains the following coding sequences:
- the LOC100464288 gene encoding olfactory receptor 10H1, giving the protein MQRGNFSVVTEFILVGFSSFPHLQLMFFLLFLLMYLFTLLGNLLIMATVRSERGLHMPMYLFLCALSISEILYTLAITPHLLADLLSTRHAITFVACASQMFFSFTFGFTHSFLLTVMGYDRYVAICHPLRYNVLMSPRGCTCLVAWSWVGGSVMGLMVTMAVFHLTFCGPNEVHHFACHVPPLLKLACGTDVPIVALGVGLVCISTLLGCFLLILLSYAFIVTTILKIPSAEGQHKAFSTCASHLTVVVVHYGFASVIYLKPKASQSLEGDTLMGITYTILTPFLSPIIFSLRNKELKNAIKKTFFSTLYPEKI